AGTAAAGCGaggtacatttatattttagaaattagacacttttataaaaaatgtttgctaATGCAATGTTCGATCAATGGAGCTATAGGAATACTACAGGAACACAATGGTTGATGCAAATAATGAATCTCTTACTATCTTTGTTTCCCAGTGCAAATatctatatttttaaattaagataCATTGACTTGAGCAATTATCAAAATTCTGTTTAtggttaaaacaagaaaaaattcTGCCAATGGgagaagaaaaataaactttgattcaagattattttcttaCGTCATTGGCAGATATACAAAaaatctttgtatttttgtcttgttttccagtacaaatatcaAAACAGTCTTGTCAAGTCTTGTTTTCTGaacaaaatgattaaaatgaaggTGGTGAAATGATGACTGCTTGGCCTGCAGTTAACTCCGGTCTGTGTTAggttataataatttattttatatttaatttatattactattcatttatattaatattttgttgtattaaatgtatattatgaattgtattaaattaaattaaacagactCAACAGTTATGGATTCTTTGCGAacgtctaccggaagttaagtttgggccacatgacatttgtttatgttgttgctgctgaaaccgtctatttaaggtcattttgcttctgaagaaaatgtatcttgatttataAATCTTCAGATATTTGTACTGCAAACGAGACAGAAATACTAAGCATAAAAGTGTAAAAGCCATCACACACAGTTTAATTGTACCTTGCTGATTAACGCCAGGATTGGTGGATATCTCCATCACATAAAGATTCCTGCCCTGCACTGATGTGCCTGCAGAGTACAGGTACGTGATGGACGGATGGACAGCACTGAACAGCTGCAGCAACATCTCCATTTCATCATAACTATGATATCGAAAGTCCAAGGACTGGATGGGAGACTTCGGGATGGAAGGACCAGGAGGGTTGAGAACCTCATTGGTTACGGTGGGTTTTGCAGTGAGGACATAGTCTGACATTAGCATCTCCTCAAGAGTAAAGTTCAGCATCGTTGCTTTGCTTTCGATCACGGGCACGTTCTTCTCCGTATTCGGCAGGTACCTGTGAcataaaaaacctttaaaaagctttgttttaaattgacatTGTTAGTGATgttatacatacacatatatacatacatatatataaatatacatatatacatatatgtatgtgtgtgtgtgtaatcacCCAGGAGAACTAGCAGTGATGTCGTATATTCCAGGCAGCAGCAAGCGGTAATAGTCACCAAACGTCCATGTTGTGATGTTGTGATCGATTCCAGAAACAGAGATGGTTGCATCTGGGAGAGCAAGGCCTGATGTGGTCATAACAAAACCTCTCACACCTATATGAGccttaaacagaaaaaaaaaaaaaaacatcaaagctCACAATTAATGGGACTACACAATTCATTTCATGCTTTCAAGTCATCTCACTTCCTGCAAGTAGAGAAGAAGTGCCTGTCTGTTGTTGGCCCACTCTATGTAAAGTTGAGATGCTGGCGGATACTTGCAGCAACTCAATTCAAAAGTCACTTCAAAACAGTTCCCTTTCAGGTAGTTGTAATCCTGCATTCCACCTGAGCACAGGGCACCAAACAGTAGCTCACAGGAACGTCACATTAGGAAACGGTTTCAGTAAAATGTCAAAAGTCAAAGTTTACCTCGCACGTCATACCACTCTGCACCATTGGTGATTCCATCTTTAAAGCTTTGGTTTGGATCATCAGGGCAGTGAGGTTCACCCATCTTCATAACGGGGTGGTTCTCTGCATACGTCTGCGCTAGATGGCGAAACAGTGCGTCATCTGCCGTGGGGCTGTAAAGTCCTAGGGTTTTATGAGAGCTGGTGTCATCGAAGGGGTAGCTGGCCACCACCGAGCCCCCGTGTAGACTACCAGACAGGACGAACCTAAAAGAAATTAAAACGAGATATGACCAATGATGTGCTGGCATTTGCTTCtgaacattttttgaaaattaaacaaaaatagaaaCGTTAATAGAAATTATACAATAGAAATTTAAGCGTTACAATGAGAACTGAAACGGTTtgatggaaactataatagaaGGGCcatcacgataaaccgacgataaatatcacgtgatttatgcacagtttttgagtgaagtacgctaaaatgctgctgcatccgaaagccagagggcgctctcgtgcggaaactccaaatacgcactgcagaagaagaccataacaccttctagaatctaggaaatgcctatggacatctttttatcactgttcctcaagcctcctcacgtatttttatgataataaagtatatttataatgatcatgtttgacgggtgttttcaaatgcacataataagtgactcaaactcgcactgcttttagatcgagcagcatttcctactgatcccagaacCGTGCTTCACGGaaaagctacgcattaaaaatatatcgacacattgcatatcgcagccatctacaataggatttagtggtatcgcgataaatgaCCATGCAGCCCTCTTTCAATATAGCAATATGggcaataaccgtgatattaaaacCCATGATTATCAATATTGTGGTAATTCTACACAAGTTTTGATTTACAATGTTCACAAACTTTCTTtcttacaaacaaaacatttgccTTTCTACGTTTGTTTTAAGCATTACGTATGgccaaataaatgaaaacgaggaataaaaaaaagaaagaaaatgaaagtgaacttaattgatattaatttctttttcaaataattGCAACAAATATCGTGATAACGTGGCAACGAAAAAACTTTTGGCCATGATTTCTGAAATAAGAACCAAAACACACTAGGCATTTTAATGGTTATATTAGTAAAAAGGTAACAGTTCATAATGATATTTGTAATGAAAATCATTGGAATTTCTATATATGTTTTTAGcaacaacatttatatttatgaataggcctatatgtataaagaaagaaaaaaagcaaCCTACTTTTTCTCAAGAATCCACTTCATCACAGCCGTAACCTCCGGTATATCGTAAGTCGTACCGGAAGGCTCAAATTGGTCTGGGAAACTTCTGTTGAGATCATAATGTTTGGCATTTTCTCGAGCTTCACTGCTGCCAGCACAGTCTCCCTCCTCAGCCCTCTCAAACCCGTCCGGATTCATGCTGGGCATTATGTATATATCAGTCCGGTTCACCAGCTCGGTCACACGCGCATCACGATTATATTGAGTTAACAGGTGCTCGATTAAATAAACCAACATCTGCCGTGATAACGATTCGTCCCCGTGTATGTTGCCTACATACTTGAACCTCGGCTTCCCCGGCACATCAACTCTCGGATCCGTTGTCACCCTCATGACCCAGAGCTCCCGTCCTTCCATGGACTGTCCGATACTCGACAGGCTACAAATATGCGCGTATTTCTGGTATAAACTTTGAAGGCGATCAGTCAAGTCGACGTAGTTGTAGTACGCGGCGTAAGTTTCTGCGTTCACTTCGTTATTCTTTAAACCATGCGTTTGGTGCGATGCTATTATTAAAATATGCTGCAAAATGAGCAACAAAATGCACATTGTGTGTTTGGTCAGTCACGATGTAGCctacaaatgttttttaaataaattgttagTTGGATTTTTGTTGCACCATCATCTGGTTTTGTCCGAAGGATTAAACGCTTTGAATGAGACACTAATATAGTTACCACTTAGCATAATCAGTATACAATTGGTTTGCACAGGGCAGGTTAAACCAAACCACAGGACTATACCACTGATTTATGCCTTTGGGTAATTCGCAAGTAATACGTGTGTTCAGGTGTGCGTGTAATATGGAACGCCAAATGGGTCACATTTCGCCACTAACCAAACGCCTGGTAATCAGAAAACGCAGTGATTTACGGCGTTTAAGACATAAAGACGCCTCAAAGTACGGCGTTTTGTAGCGCATGCGCCGTAAATTAGGGCGTTTTCGCTGTACAAACGGCGTTAATGACGGCGGTTTTAATGGAATGCGAAACGCTGTTTATTTCACCGTAAACGACGGCGCTTCTATGTAACTAACCATGCGTTCCAACTGGCATATATCGCCCTCCGAAGGGCACTTCGGAGCGACaacaatcatggccgccatactgaagggtcgttccaaaccgaagtgctcataactggccacttcaaagggcccttcagaatgaaggatttcaaagggtacaactgatggtCACTTCGGGCTCTCATGATTCTTTGCGCAGATTCTTTGCGTGGTGACGCCGCCTCCTTATGGGTGCGGGATGATgacgcagaagggcacttcaagaaacagttgtttggtaccCTACACCCTTGAACCCTTCAAAGCTCTCACTCCGGAGAGTAAACCATTTgaagggctcatccctatgccctaagccCTTCGAATGGTAGCAGGGGAACGCAGGGAAAGACGCCGTAAAAAGCGGCGTTTTCTATATTAAAATCAGCTCCTCATTTTTTACACAGTCCAGCCCCTCCAATGAAGTACCCTGCCTTCCAACTGGGATATATCGCACTCCGTAGGGCCCTTCGGAGTGACaacaatcatggccgccatTCTGTGAAGGGTCGTTCCAAACcgaagtgctcataactggcccgatgcagaagggcacttcaagaaacagttaCCATAGTTGCAACTCTTCCATCATCAGAACAGGGTGTTCAATTGCACCactgtttctgtttaaaaaacgttttgcaacctTTTGTCGGggctggtccagaagcacttccggtttcagttttaatttactgtattatttttatcttacatactgtatataattaaatattaaagatatgtgtttaacatttaaaattggttgtaaatattctgttggttgtattttgttcaaacattagtgtagtgaaacaggaagttcgtCTGGATCAGCGTTAATGGTTTTTCGGATACACGCGCATGatccgaagttaacttccggtctgtgtttaacaatttattttatatttaattcataataatttatattaatattttattgtatattagttgtattaaaattaaattaaaactactcaagttATTGCTTCTTTGTGCAAGTCTACCACATAACGTTAACGTTGTTGCTGCTAAAGCAgcgttattattttttacaccTTTTACACATTTCTCAATGGGTTCAAACATCATAATGTTTATAagatttttgtatgttttgtttgttatttatactttaaaagtataattttaaaatgtatgcaaaaAAAGGCCTATCTATGTGCTGACACGTGACAAAATGCTATTTTGTATTTCAGGCTGTATTCCgtgtttttcacatttcataaatattttgaCACAAATGACtcatatttagtttttaaacattacacactacattattgttttttgacaatgactcatgcaaacttgtttttatttgtctttgGGTTTGTCATATGTTCTCTGTTGGAGCCTGATGTCAGAAAGATCATAACACCTCAATCCATTGAAGTCACTGATTCTGGCTTTTATGCTCTTTTTTATTCATCATACATCATACAGAAGTTGACCATGAAAACTGCAATGACTACAATCATGATCATAGTCATGACGAAAGCAGAGCAACGTTCCCGGTTTCTCACCGCACCGTTTCCAGTCGCCTGTAATCACACAGactttctcttctttttcttaTCGTTCCTGCTGTGAATAGTCTTTCTTCACGTCGTGGGCAAAAAAGTGCTGTGGGCTTGTTACATTGGTTCAGCACCAGTTTACCAGCCAGCCTGGTCAACAAACCATCCTGCATGGCCGGAAACGGAGGACAGAGGGAATGGAGGAAAGGGGATCAGAAGGAAGAAGCGGAGAGGTGAAGTAGGGAGGACACAGACGGTTCCCCTCAGTGCTGGATCCTACGGATCGACTGGATCTGGGGGGTCTGAGCATGGCATCCGTACTCCCTGTAGTGCCTGTACTCGCCTCCATGGCAGTCACACTCCATTATGTACTGGTAACCACGGTAACCGGGATACTGATAGCATACAAAGCTAGTGAAATGAGAAAAGAACACAGAGGCATGTGTGTAAGCATGGATGCCTACTGGAGCATTAACCTCTTCGTCTTTCCAGATCTAAAGCATGCTCACTCTTTTTTCATACCCAGATAAAAGTTGACCAAAAAGATAAAAAGCCAACATAACCTACAACCACATTTTTGGATAACAGTGTTATGATTCTAACTAAAAGAACAAAAGTGAGGCCTCGGAGATACTTACGCGCCACTCATGACCTTGATGGAGCCGACCTCATTGTTGCACCATCCCATACCCTGCAGGGAGGGGTAGTCATTGCACACCTCCCACTGCTTTCCAGTCATGTTCTCACAATCGAAAAGAGTCATACGGGAATCTTTGTGCATctgtttcagaaaaaaatgcataaattgaattaaaaatggAAGGTTCCCATTCtaaattctgattggttgatccACGCTGGTGTAAATAGTACTGGTGTAAAATGACTTTGAACACACACCTGTGACATtccatattcattttatattaggttgatatatatgtatattaaatatgatcaaatatattttttttaactaaatatataataataaatatattttttactgaaCTTTGTGTCTTTTTGTCATATTTAAGTTACCCCTGTTTCAAAAAATCAATAAGCTAGTCTTTCCATTGAAGTGATATTAGTACGGCTAACTGCTTTAagtgtatattatatattattaaattacatatgtgaccctggaccacaaaacccgGCATAGCACAGGtatagcaatagccaacaattcAGTGTATTGgtcaaaatgatacatttttcttttatgccaaaaatcattaggatattagtACCCACTCTATGTAAAGCtcagaatttctgctttcggaTTCATCTGCTatccacaacatcattacagcagTAAGCCAATAGACAGCGTTAAAACAACACTGTTTCTTCtcagcaacggcctgctacagcgcctctgatggactactttaaaggtgattttctccatattttgtttttttttgcaccctgagataccagattttcaaatagttgtatctcggtcAAATactgtcctatcctaacaaaccattaatggaaagcttatttattcagctttcagatgatgtataaatctctatttcaaaaaattgcccccttGATACCgtggtccagggtcacgtaTATATTGATAAGTGTGTTTTATGTTTCCATATGTTTTACAGCAGAATAGACAGGGCGGAAGGACATCATCCTCTCGATGCGATAGGCATTGTTGCCACTCCATCCCTCCCAGCAAGGATAATCTCCCTTTTCCAGGATGAACTGCTGGCCATTGAAGGAAGTGTGCTCAAAACCAACCCAGCTAGAGTTAGAAGAAGTGATTTATAGACATTAAGCGACGCGAGGAGAAGAAAAGAGATTTACTCTGGCAATTAAAGATGTTGGGTTTTACTCACGCGCCACACTCCACCTTCAGGGAGCGGACGGTCTCCATACCGAACTCCATGATGTTCTGGCAGCAAGCGGTGAATTCGCAACGCCTGCCCTGGAAATGCTCCTGGTCATAAATGGTGATCTGGAGAACAAACATGCAAAATCAAGTAGATATTGTTGCTTGAGAATCACAGCGAACTGGAAAAATGCAACATATGTCTGTatgatttaaaacaacattgatTCAATACACAGCATTTCAAGACGCAAAGATTTTTAGATATATAGATAATAATTCATGATGCATTTTGGTGTTTGACAGGTAGCCAGTTGAGATCATCTGAAGTCATTGAATAGAGTTGCAAGCTGTACCTTCCATGGTCCCATGGGCATGGACATAGGGTTTGTCAGAGCCATTGTTTCAGGTATCTCAGCACTGACTGACCTGGATGCAAGGAAGGTCATCAGATTAAATAAATTCACATATGTACATTCAACCTGTCAAATGCTTCCCTGTCCACAGACAAATAACCATCCTGAATAATCACAATAGTGCTAAACATGAGAGCCTGCTTGTCAAATGTAATGACACGTGAGACATTATTGCTGTCTGACAAGCAAGAACGCTACTGAAGTGACGGGCTTACATTTGTCACAGAATCCTATCTAACGCATGTCAGTTCTCCTAATGAAAGCCGTCTTCTTCAAATCCCCTTGTTGAATCTCATAAATATCTGCCATTAATGAGCCTCATCATCGTTATAATCAGCATGTCTGGTTGTATCCGTG
The Triplophysa rosa linkage group LG19, Trosa_1v2, whole genome shotgun sequence genome window above contains:
- the cryba1b gene encoding crystallin, beta A1b, which produces MALTNPMSMPMGPWKITIYDQEHFQGRRCEFTACCQNIMEFGMETVRSLKVECGAWVGFEHTSFNGQQFILEKGDYPCWEGWSGNNAYRIERMMSFRPVYSAMHKDSRMTLFDCENMTGKQWEVCNDYPSLQGMGWCNNEVGSIKVMSGAFVCYQYPGYRGYQYIMECDCHGGEYRHYREYGCHAQTPQIQSIRRIQH